Within Elizabethkingia sp. JS20170427COW, the genomic segment GTAATACCTCCTAATCCCAAAATAGGGTTGTCCTTAAGCGGAGGTGGGGCCAAAGGATTTGCCCATATTGGCGCACTAAAAGTACTAGATTCTTTAGGGGTAAAAGTAGACTATATTGGTGGGACAAGTATGGGGGCTATTGTCGGTGGTTTATACGCTACAGGTTATTCTGGAAAAGATATAGAAAACATTGTCCTCAATACAGATTTTTATAATGTTTTAAAAGATTATTCGGGGAGGAGTAGTGCTTCTTTTTTTAATAAAAATGTCGATAAGTATCTTCTAAAATTCCCGATTAGTAAAGGTAAAATAGTATTGCCTTCAAGTATTTCTTCAGGTCAGAAAAATCTAGCTCTTCTCAAAGAACTTTTTAAAAAGTATCCAGGAGAGCAAGATTTCAGTAAGCTTCCTATACCATTTTTTTGCATCGCTACCAATATCGAAAATGGAGCAGTTAAAGAAATAAATTCTGGAGATTTAGCTCAAGCTATCATGGCGAGTTCCGCATTTCCAGGCTTATTAGACCCCGTTAAAATAGGAGATAGTCTTTATGTAGATGGGGGTATTACGATTAATTATCCGTCCGAGCCTTTAAAGAAGAAAGGGATGGATATCGTTATTGGTGTCAACTTAGATCAAGGTTTAGAAGATAGGAAAAAGCTAAATAATATTGTCTCTATCCTAGATCAAATTATCACTTTTGGAATACGTAAAGAAACACTTCAGCAATTAGAATATACCGATATCAATATACAGCCTGTCTTAAACGGAATAGGAGTAACCAGCTTCAGCGAAAAGGAAAATACTATAAAGGCAGGATATGATGAGACTTTACGATATTCAGATATATTGAAACAACTTCCTAAACAAAAGTTCAATTATTACCATCCTATAAAGCCTCTATTATCTGAAGTTTATAAAATAGATAATATAGAAATTAACAACGACCATCTTTATAACAAGGATTATGTTGTAGGGAAATTAGGATTAAGATTTCCTTCTTATCAAACTTTTGGAAGTATCAACCGTAGGATAGACAAGCTTTACGCCACCAAAAACTATACTTTTATTAACTATGACATCATTAATCATGAAGGTAAAAATACTTTAAGACTAGATGTTACAGAAGATAAGTCAACTTTATTTTTAAAATTTGGTTTACACTATGATGAAGTTTTCAAGTCCAGTTTACTAACCAACATTACCATCAAAAGAGCTTTATTCAAAAACTCTACTGCGAGTTTAGATGTAGTGGTTGGAGATACGCCACGCTATTATTTCAATTACCTAATGGATAATGGTTATATACCTGGTATAGGATTTTATGCGTCGGGGATGAGTCTTCACTTTAAAGATAAAGAAATGTCTTTTGGTGAAGATTGGGACTGGTACAGAAATGATTTGTATGTACAATCAGTATGGAAAGACCGCTATGCAATAGGAGGAGGGATGAGTAATGACTTAATCGTTCAAAAAATAGGAAACGAGAGAAAAAGTCATCATTTTTTCAATCCTTACTTATTCATAAAAACCGATACCCAAGACGATGTAGAGTTTCCTACACGTGGAGTTTACATCAATATCATGGCAAAATCTTTAGATTTATTTAATAAAAATACCATACTTGATGATAAGAATATTCAACTTTCAGGAGATGTAAGGTTCAACATCAAACTCTCTAATCGATTTAGTTATAAAATTTCAGGATTTATGGGAGTGTCTTTTGGAGAAACCCCAGAACTCTACCAATACAAATTAGGAGGGATTTTCGAGCAAAACCTAGGAAGTTTTATCAGTTTTAATGGTTATCCCCTAGGTTATAAAGGGGATAATAATATACTGAAAATATCAAACGAATTACAATACCGAATTCTTAAAAACTACTATTTAACAGCAAGCTATAGTACAGCAAGCTTATTTCCGAATATAAAAAATACAGAATTTTTAAACTTTAAAAACAACTCAATAGGACTAACAGCAGGCTACAATTCACCTTTCGGGCAGATTAAAATCAATTTTAGTCAAGCTCTTCACGACAGTGAAAAAGGAATTTTTAGCGTAATCTTAGGCCATTGGTTTTAACATTATGATACATTATTTTTACGAAAACGTAGCTCCCATTTCTAATGAAGAAAAGAGAGCTGAATGGTTGGAAAATTTAATTTTACATGAAGGCAAAAAGCCTGGTAAAATCAATTACATCCTATGTGATGATGAATACTTATTACAAATCAATCAACAATATTTAGATCACGATTACTATACCGACATCATCACTTTCGACTATTGTAAAGGCAAAACTATTTCCGGTGATATTTTCTTATCTTTGCAAAGAGTTTTAGACAATGCTTCTTTACTTAATACAGATAAAGAAGAAGAGCTTAATCGAGTACTAGCACACGGTGTTTTACACCTTTGTGGCTATAAAGATAAAAGCGAAGAAGAGGAGAAATTAATGCGCTCCAAAGAAAATTTTTATATAGAAAAATATTAATGTTTCACGTGAAACAATTTCAAAATGATCGATCAAATTTATGATGTAATCGTCGTAGGAGGTGGACATGCCGGTTGCGAAGCAGCAGCAGCAGCAGCTAATTTAGGCTCCAAGACCCTATTGGTTACAATGAATATGCAGACCATTGGCCAAATGAGCTGCAACCCCGCCATGGGAGGAATTGCAAAAGGCCAAATCGTAAGAGAAATAGATGCTCTTGGAGGATACTCTGGTATCGTTTCCGATAAAAGTGCTATACAATTCAAAATGCTGAATCTATCCAAAGGTCCAGCAATGTGGTCTCCACGTACCCAAAACGACAGAATGTTATTTGCTGCTGAATGGAGACATCAGCTAGAGCAAACTCCTAATCTGGATTTCTTCCAGGATATGGTGAAAAATATTATTGTCGAAAACAACAAGGTGGTTGGTGTTATTACTTCTTTAGGAATAGAAATAAAAGCAAACGCTGTAGTACTTACTAACGGTACTTTCTTAAATGGATTAATCCATGTTGGAGATAAACAATTAGGTGGAGGTAGAATGGGAGAACCTAAAGCTTTTGGTATTACTGAACAATTGGTATCTCTAGGTTTTGAAGCAGGAAGAATGAAAACAGGTACCCCTGCCAGAGTAGATGGAAGAAGCTTAGATTATTCCAAAATGGAAGAACAACCAGGTGATATTAACCCTCGCAAATTTTCATATCTAGATACCCCAATCCTTAAAGAGCAAAAAAGTTGCTATATCACCTATACTAATGAGATTGTCCACGACATCTTAAAATCAGGATTCGATAGATCTCCTATGTTTAACGGAACCATACAAAGTATAGGCCCTAGATATTGCCCAAGTATTGAGGATAAAGTAAATCGTTTTGCAGAGCGAACTCGTCACCAACTTTTTGTAGAACCAGAAGGATGGAATACCATTGAAATTTATGTAAACGGTTTTAGCTCTTCTCTACCTGAAGATATCCAAATTAAAGCCATGAGAAATATACCAGGATTCGAACATGTGAAAGTCTTTAGACCTGGATACGCAATAGAATATGACTACTTCCCTCCTACCCAGCTAAAACATACTTTAGAAACCAAACTTATCGATAACCTATATTTTGCTGGACAAATCAATGGAACTACAGGTTACGAAGAAGCAGGAGGACAAGGAATTATTGCAGGTATTAATGCCCATAATAAAGTAAAAGAAAAAGAAGAATTTATCCTATCGAGAGACGAAGCTTATATTGGAGTTCTTATCGATGATCTTATCACAAAAGGAACTGAAGAACCTTACAGAATGTTTACTTCAAGAGCGGAATACAGGTTACTATTAAGACAAGATAATGCCGACATCCGACTCACCGAAAAATCACATCAACTAGGTTTAGCTTCTGATGAAAGACTTCAAAAAGTAGAAGAAAAGGTAAAAAATAGTTCTGAATTAGAAGAGTTCTTAAGAAACACTTCTGTAAAAATAGAGACCATAAATCCTATACTTGAAGAAAATAATTCTAGCCCAGTTAATCAAAGCCATAAAGCATCACAAATATTAACCCGCCCTAATATTAATTTAGAGAAGCTTTGTGCTGTAGATTACATTGGAAAAACAGTAGCGCAATATAGCGAAGAGGAAAAAGAGCAAGCTGAAATTAATATCAAGTACAAAGGCTACATCGATAAAGAAAAAGAAAATGTAGCAAAATTACAACGCTTGGAAAACATTAGAATCCCTAGTGATTTCGACTATACCAAACTAAGCAGTTTATCTGCAGAAGCAACCCAAAAGCTTAGCAAACTACAACCTCAAACCATTGCCCAAGCAGGTAGAATTAGCGGGGTATCTCCAGCAGATATCAACGTGCTTTTAATCTATTTGGGAAGATAAACTTTGTTTCACGTGAAACATTAAAAAAGATTCAATTTATTAGGCTAGATTAATCAAGATATATTGATTAATTTAGCCTTTTTTAAAACCTAATTGCTAATGAAAATTAAAGATCATTTTCTTACCCAAGAAGAATTTGAAGTAAAAGAAATCACTCCTGGTGTTTTACAAACCTCCCCTATCCCACAAGATTTAGGTAAATATTACGAAAGCAAGAACTACATTTCCCACCATCAAGAAGATCGTTCGCTAAAAACTAAAATTTATAAATTCTTCCAAAAGCATAATTTAAAATACAAAAAATCAATAATCGACACCCTCCCTAAAACCGGAAAAACCTTATTAGATTACGGCTGTGGAGCTGGAGAGTTCTTAAACTACATCAAAAGCGATTATCATGTTTTAGGTTATGAACCCAACTCAGCAGCTCGAGCTGTTGTTGCACAAAAAATAGGAAAAGAGTATATTAAGAATAACCTGGATGAAATTGGTGAAAACACCCTCGATATTGTAACACTATGGCATGTGTTAGAGCACATCCCTAATCAAGAAGAATTCCTAACCAAGTTATCTTCTAAAATTAAAAAAGGAGGAAAACTCATTATTGCAGTTCCTAATCATAAAAGCTACGACGCTCAATATTACAAAAGCTATTGGGCTGCTTATGATGTTCCAAGACATGTATATCATTTCTCTCCTGAAGGAATCAAAAATATTTTTACCACTCCCATCTGGAAATTAATGGATATCAAACCTCTCCTACTCGACGCTTATTACATCAGTATTATTAGTGAAAAATATAAGAAAAATCCTGTTTTTTGGCTTAAAGGAGGAATTATTGGAGCGATTTCTAATTTTAACGGGTCAAAAACAGGTGATTATTCTAGTTTGATATATATAATCGAAAAATTATAAAAAGTCGATTTTTACCCTGTTTATATAAGTCAATTTTTCTTTATAATAGAGCTTTTTCCAAAAAAGGCTCTTTTTTTATTCAAAATAATTTTCAAAAAATTTTATTCATATCCTCTCAATAAAAATCAGACTAAAAATTTTCCCTTCTTAAGAAATAAGAAAACATAAAATTTCTTTGATGATCAAATTAAAATTATCAACTTAGGAAATACAGATAAGCTTTAACTTTATTATAGATCTTTTCTAAAAAACATTTGATTTAATATTTAGTTCCTCAATACAATCCTCTTAAGAAAAAAATATCAGAACTGTATTTTTACATAAATTTCTTTAAAACTAAGTCAATAGAACTCTATTAAGAGTTTACTAACAAAATTAATATTTATTAAATTTCATTATATCAATAAGTTATATTCAACTATTCATCATTATTCACAATTCTAAATAATCCTTATTATTCTAATCTTTTTCTCTATTAAAATAACGGGTAAATTATTACGTTTTCTCTTCACTAATAAGATATCCACATTTTATGTAAATTATAAAACACTGTAAAACATTAATTTAAATATAAATTTACATTGTTACTAACATTTCAATAAACATTAAAAATAATATAAATTATGAATAACATCCATAATTATAAAAAAAGAGCATTGCCAATAAATATTGACAATGCTCTTCTAAATAGCTTATACTATACTGTTATACAATAAATTAACAGTACTCATATTTTATCCACAATGTTTTAAGCTTTAATAGCAGCTACTCCTGGAAGCTCTCTTCCTTCTAAACTTTCTAGCATAGCACCTCCTCCTGTAGAAACATAAGATACTTTGCTATCATAGCCATATTGTTTTGCAAAAGCTACGCTATCTCCACCTCCTACTAAAGAGAAAGCTCCTTGCTTATTTGCCTCTGCAATACTATTACCTAGGTTAATAGTTCCTACTGCAAAATTAGACATTTCAAAAACACCTAGCGGACCATTCCAAAGTATTGTTTTAGAAGACTTTATTACTTCATCAAAGATTTCTGAAGTTTTAGGTCCACAATCTAATCCCATTTTATCATCAGGGATCTCGTTAGAATTATAAATGGTAATCTCAGCGTCATTACTAAATTCCCCTACCCCTTTTACATCTACAGGTAGGTAAACTTTTACATTATGCTTTTTAGCACTTTCTAAAATCTGTAATGCCAATTCTTGCTTATCTTCTTCCACCAATGAAGTTCCAATTTTTCCTCCTTGGGCTTTAATAAAAGTAAAAGACATTCCCCCTCCAATAATAATATTATCTACGACTGGTAAAATGTTCTCAATAATGGTAATTTTAGAAGAAACTTTAGCACCTCCAATTACAGCAGTAACAGGTTTTTCACCATTATGCAATACTTTATCAATAGCATCTAGCTCTTTCTCCATTAAGAAGCCAAACATCTTATCCTCAGGAAAATATTCTGCTACTACTGCAGTTGAGGCATGTTTTCTATGAGCGGTACCAAAAGCATCATTGATATATACATCTCCTAGCTGCGCTAATTTTTTAGCAAAATCTTCATTCCCGGCTTCCTCTTCATTATAGAATCTTAAGTTCTCTAATAATAGGATATCTCCTCCTTTAAGGTTGGATACTGCCTGTTCAGCAACTTCTCCTATACAATCTGAAGCAAACTGTACCTCTTTACCCAAAACTTCAGCTACAGTGCTTACAATAGCTTTTAATGAATATTTCTCATTTTTTTGTCCTTTTGGTCTTCCTAGGTGAGTCATTAAGATAACTGATCCACCATCTTGGATAACTTTATCAATGGTAGGTTTTGCGGCCAATATTCTCGTGGTGTCTGTTACTTCTCCTTCTTCATTTTGGGGAACATTGAAATCAACACGGATAAGAGCTTTTTTTCCGCTAAAATTAAAATCACTAATTCTTTTCATATCTAAATAAAAATTTACGTTCAACTTCTCTTTATAGAAAATTAAATCTATTAAAATTCAGTTGGACAAATTTAGAGTATTCCCGATAAAAAAACAGAATTATTTTTTCAAAGAAACCCACAACTCATTTTTACAATTCACAATATTTATAATTTAAAAAAAAGAAAAAAAATAATATTGTTGTTGTAAGCAAGGGATAAGTGGATAAAATTATAATTATTTTTAAGTTGAATTTAACTCTCAAGTAATACATAAGTTATCCATAGTAAATATCATTGTAAACCTTGTAGTTACGGGATTATTAACAGAATGTTAGTAATATTTTATATGGGTAAAGTTTTCCTTAATTTCTATGGATAAGTCGTGAGTTAGCCTTTGGAAAACTATTTGAAAACAGATTTGTAGAAATGATTTTTATGATGTAATAGATTTTATTTTTGGCTTTTCAAAAACAGAGTAATTAATATTTTTCCACAGCTTATTTTGGCTTTTTCCACAAATAATTCATAGAAAAAAAGAAGTCTAAAATTTTTGAAGTAAATTTGTAGATATACTAATAATAGAAAAATGAAAAAAGTAGCCATTGGTGCGGATCACGCAGGATTCGATTACAAAGAAATGATTAAAGAATACCTTAAAGATAAGGTAGAAGTACTAGATTTTGGAACTTTCTCCAAAGATAGTGTAGATTATCCCGATTTTGCTCATCCAACAGCAGAAGCTGTAGAAACTCAAAAAGCAGACTTAGGAATCTTGATCTGTGGTAGTGGAAATGGAGTACAGATGACAGCCAATAAACATCAAGAAATCCGTTGTGCACTATGTTGGGAAGTAGAGATTGCAGAATTAGCAAGACAACATAATAATGCTAATATGATTGCTATCCCTGCTCGATTTATTTCTGAAGAAAAAGCTAAAGCTATTGTAGATGCTTTCTTAGCAACAGATTTTGAGGGAGGTAGACATCAAAATAGAGTTAATAAAATCGGTTGCGATTGTTAACTAATTATTTAGTTGTAAAAATTTAAACTATAAAACTATGCCAAAAAAAAAGAAAATATTTAGTAAAAAAAATAACGATAAACTAGCTAATATTGGCAAACTTATCTTGAGATTCATGTCCAAAAAAAGCTCTAAAGTTTATAATTATAAACAAATTTCTGAAGGCATAGATTTCAAAAATCCACGTCAGCGGGAACAAGTTATCCAAGCATTATATATTTTACTAGGCCAACAAAAAGTAAAAGAGTTGGAGAAAGGAAAATATATGATAAACCTTGAAGTAAGCGGAACTCTTATAGGGCATATTGATTTTAATCAATCGGGGAATGCTTATGTAACTGTTGATGGGATGGATGAAGATGTTTTTATACATCAAAAAAATGTTAAAAATGCATTGCAAGGGGATAAAGTGCTCATTGTCCCCTTTCAATTTAAGAATAAAAAGCCAGAGGCTGCAGTGGTAGAAGTGTTGGAAAGAAGTAAAACACAATTTGTAGGTACTTTTCAATATGTTCCAACTAAAGATATAGGTTTTGTTATTTTCGATAAAAAAGTTATTAATACTGATATTTTTATTCCGAAGAGTAAGTTTAATAAAGCCAAGGATGGTGATAAGGTTATTGT encodes:
- a CDS encoding patatin-like phospholipase family protein; protein product: MKKVFLNIALSISCLGFAQVKEDFVIPPNPKIGLSLSGGGAKGFAHIGALKVLDSLGVKVDYIGGTSMGAIVGGLYATGYSGKDIENIVLNTDFYNVLKDYSGRSSASFFNKNVDKYLLKFPISKGKIVLPSSISSGQKNLALLKELFKKYPGEQDFSKLPIPFFCIATNIENGAVKEINSGDLAQAIMASSAFPGLLDPVKIGDSLYVDGGITINYPSEPLKKKGMDIVIGVNLDQGLEDRKKLNNIVSILDQIITFGIRKETLQQLEYTDINIQPVLNGIGVTSFSEKENTIKAGYDETLRYSDILKQLPKQKFNYYHPIKPLLSEVYKIDNIEINNDHLYNKDYVVGKLGLRFPSYQTFGSINRRIDKLYATKNYTFINYDIINHEGKNTLRLDVTEDKSTLFLKFGLHYDEVFKSSLLTNITIKRALFKNSTASLDVVVGDTPRYYFNYLMDNGYIPGIGFYASGMSLHFKDKEMSFGEDWDWYRNDLYVQSVWKDRYAIGGGMSNDLIVQKIGNERKSHHFFNPYLFIKTDTQDDVEFPTRGVYINIMAKSLDLFNKNTILDDKNIQLSGDVRFNIKLSNRFSYKISGFMGVSFGETPELYQYKLGGIFEQNLGSFISFNGYPLGYKGDNNILKISNELQYRILKNYYLTASYSTASLFPNIKNTEFLNFKNNSIGLTAGYNSPFGQIKINFSQALHDSEKGIFSVILGHWF
- the ybeY gene encoding rRNA maturation RNase YbeY, with protein sequence MIHYFYENVAPISNEEKRAEWLENLILHEGKKPGKINYILCDDEYLLQINQQYLDHDYYTDIITFDYCKGKTISGDIFLSLQRVLDNASLLNTDKEEELNRVLAHGVLHLCGYKDKSEEEEKLMRSKENFYIEKY
- the mnmG gene encoding tRNA uridine-5-carboxymethylaminomethyl(34) synthesis enzyme MnmG, with protein sequence MIDQIYDVIVVGGGHAGCEAAAAAANLGSKTLLVTMNMQTIGQMSCNPAMGGIAKGQIVREIDALGGYSGIVSDKSAIQFKMLNLSKGPAMWSPRTQNDRMLFAAEWRHQLEQTPNLDFFQDMVKNIIVENNKVVGVITSLGIEIKANAVVLTNGTFLNGLIHVGDKQLGGGRMGEPKAFGITEQLVSLGFEAGRMKTGTPARVDGRSLDYSKMEEQPGDINPRKFSYLDTPILKEQKSCYITYTNEIVHDILKSGFDRSPMFNGTIQSIGPRYCPSIEDKVNRFAERTRHQLFVEPEGWNTIEIYVNGFSSSLPEDIQIKAMRNIPGFEHVKVFRPGYAIEYDYFPPTQLKHTLETKLIDNLYFAGQINGTTGYEEAGGQGIIAGINAHNKVKEKEEFILSRDEAYIGVLIDDLITKGTEEPYRMFTSRAEYRLLLRQDNADIRLTEKSHQLGLASDERLQKVEEKVKNSSELEEFLRNTSVKIETINPILEENNSSPVNQSHKASQILTRPNINLEKLCAVDYIGKTVAQYSEEEKEQAEINIKYKGYIDKEKENVAKLQRLENIRIPSDFDYTKLSSLSAEATQKLSKLQPQTIAQAGRISGVSPADINVLLIYLGR
- a CDS encoding class I SAM-dependent methyltransferase gives rise to the protein MKIKDHFLTQEEFEVKEITPGVLQTSPIPQDLGKYYESKNYISHHQEDRSLKTKIYKFFQKHNLKYKKSIIDTLPKTGKTLLDYGCGAGEFLNYIKSDYHVLGYEPNSAARAVVAQKIGKEYIKNNLDEIGENTLDIVTLWHVLEHIPNQEEFLTKLSSKIKKGGKLIIAVPNHKSYDAQYYKSYWAAYDVPRHVYHFSPEGIKNIFTTPIWKLMDIKPLLLDAYYISIISEKYKKNPVFWLKGGIIGAISNFNGSKTGDYSSLIYIIEKL
- the pgk gene encoding phosphoglycerate kinase, which encodes MKRISDFNFSGKKALIRVDFNVPQNEEGEVTDTTRILAAKPTIDKVIQDGGSVILMTHLGRPKGQKNEKYSLKAIVSTVAEVLGKEVQFASDCIGEVAEQAVSNLKGGDILLLENLRFYNEEEAGNEDFAKKLAQLGDVYINDAFGTAHRKHASTAVVAEYFPEDKMFGFLMEKELDAIDKVLHNGEKPVTAVIGGAKVSSKITIIENILPVVDNIIIGGGMSFTFIKAQGGKIGTSLVEEDKQELALQILESAKKHNVKVYLPVDVKGVGEFSNDAEITIYNSNEIPDDKMGLDCGPKTSEIFDEVIKSSKTILWNGPLGVFEMSNFAVGTINLGNSIAEANKQGAFSLVGGGDSVAFAKQYGYDSKVSYVSTGGGAMLESLEGRELPGVAAIKA
- the rpiB gene encoding ribose 5-phosphate isomerase B: MKKVAIGADHAGFDYKEMIKEYLKDKVEVLDFGTFSKDSVDYPDFAHPTAEAVETQKADLGILICGSGNGVQMTANKHQEIRCALCWEVEIAELARQHNNANMIAIPARFISEEKAKAIVDAFLATDFEGGRHQNRVNKIGCDC